The Streptomyces avermitilis MA-4680 = NBRC 14893 genome contains a region encoding:
- a CDS encoding HSP90 family protein — translation MDSQTSQSSQASQSPHTFQVDLRGLVDLLSHHLYSSPKVYLRELLQNAVDAITARRTEQPEAPARVRLYAEGGTLRVEDSGVGLTESDVHSLLATIGRSSKRDDGLQEARSDFLGQFGIGLLACFVVAERIRVVSRSARTPDAAPVEWTAADDGSYTVRTLPHEARPEPGTTVHLVARAGAADWLSAERVLSLARDFGSLLPYDVRVGDEAITDLPAPWDRSYPSPTTRRVALARHCHDLFGFTPLDSIELNVPLAGIRGVAYVLPSAVSPAQRASHRVHLKGMLLTERAEQLLPDWAFFVRCVLDTDSLRPTASRESLYEDETLAAVREALGERIRAWLTGLAAGDPDRLAAFLSVHYLGVKSLARHDKEMLRTMLPWLPFETTDGRLSLEEFAQRHPVVHFTRTVEEYRQVAPIASAQGVGVVNGGYTYDSELVEALPSVRPGTVVAELDADTVTAHLDAVDPAEELALSGFLSAARAKLDPLGCDVVLRSFHPLSVPALHLDDRAARHEQARAEAEEQADDLWAGILGSLRGSAPRARLVLNHLNPLIRRISSLDDRELIGTATESLYGQALLMAQRPLRPADSALLNRAFIGLLEWATHPSFPEDGAR, via the coding sequence ATGGACTCCCAGACCTCACAGTCATCCCAGGCATCCCAGTCACCGCATACGTTCCAGGTCGACCTGCGCGGCCTCGTGGACCTCCTCTCCCATCACCTCTACTCCAGTCCGAAGGTCTATCTGCGCGAGCTGTTGCAGAACGCCGTGGACGCGATCACCGCCCGCCGGACCGAGCAGCCCGAAGCGCCCGCGCGGGTGCGCTTGTACGCGGAGGGCGGCACCCTGCGTGTGGAGGACTCCGGCGTGGGGCTCACCGAGTCCGACGTGCACAGCCTCCTCGCGACGATCGGCCGCAGTTCCAAGCGGGACGACGGCCTCCAGGAGGCCCGCTCCGACTTTCTCGGGCAGTTCGGCATCGGACTGCTGGCGTGCTTCGTGGTCGCCGAGCGCATCCGGGTCGTGAGCCGCAGCGCGCGTACGCCCGACGCGGCGCCCGTGGAGTGGACGGCGGCCGACGACGGCTCGTACACCGTGCGGACGCTGCCGCACGAGGCGCGCCCCGAGCCCGGTACCACCGTGCACCTGGTGGCACGGGCCGGGGCCGCCGACTGGCTGTCCGCGGAGCGGGTCCTGTCGCTGGCGCGGGACTTCGGGTCGCTGCTGCCGTACGACGTCCGGGTGGGCGACGAGGCGATCACCGATCTGCCGGCGCCCTGGGACCGCTCGTACCCGAGCCCCACCACCCGCAGGGTGGCGCTGGCGCGGCACTGCCACGACCTGTTCGGCTTCACGCCCCTGGACTCGATCGAGCTGAACGTGCCGCTCGCCGGGATCCGGGGCGTGGCGTACGTGCTGCCGTCCGCGGTCAGCCCCGCCCAGCGCGCGAGCCACCGTGTGCACCTGAAGGGCATGCTGCTCACCGAGCGCGCCGAACAGCTGCTGCCCGACTGGGCGTTCTTCGTGCGCTGCGTCCTGGACACGGACAGTCTGCGCCCCACGGCCTCGCGCGAGTCGCTGTACGAGGACGAGACGCTGGCGGCGGTGCGGGAGGCGCTGGGCGAGCGGATACGGGCCTGGCTTACGGGTCTCGCGGCCGGTGACCCGGATCGTCTGGCGGCCTTCCTCTCCGTGCACTACCTGGGCGTGAAGTCCCTGGCGCGGCACGACAAGGAGATGCTGCGCACGATGCTGCCGTGGCTCCCCTTCGAGACGACCGACGGGCGGCTGTCCCTGGAGGAGTTCGCGCAGCGGCACCCGGTGGTGCACTTCACGCGGACCGTGGAGGAGTACCGCCAGGTCGCGCCGATCGCGTCCGCGCAGGGCGTCGGGGTCGTCAACGGCGGCTACACGTACGACAGCGAGCTGGTGGAGGCGCTGCCCTCGGTCCGCCCGGGAACGGTGGTGGCCGAGCTGGACGCCGACACGGTCACCGCCCACCTGGACGCGGTCGACCCGGCCGAGGAGCTGGCGCTGTCCGGCTTCCTGTCCGCGGCCCGCGCCAAGCTCGATCCCCTGGGCTGCGACGTGGTCCTGCGTTCCTTCCACCCGCTGTCCGTGCCGGCGCTGCACCTGGACGACCGGGCGGCCCGTCACGAGCAGGCCCGCGCGGAGGCCGAGGAGCAGGCGGACGACCTGTGGGCCGGCATCCTCGGCTCCCTGCGGGGCAGTGCCCCACGCGCGCGTCTGGTGCTCAACCACCTCAACCCGCTGATCCGGCGGATCAGTTCCCTGGACGACCGGGAGCTGATCGGCACGGCCACGGAGTCCCTGTACGGACAGGCCCTGCTGATGGCCCAGCGCCCGCTGCGCCCGGCCGACTCCGCGCTCCTCAACCGCGCTTTCATAGGCCTCCTCGAATGGGCCACCCACCCCAGCTTCCCGGAGGACGGTGCCCGATGA
- a CDS encoding helicase-related protein, producing MDLVPALEEPLKKVLGPATAKVMAEHLGLHTVGDLLHHYPRRYEERGQLTHLADLPMDEHVTVVAQVADARLHTFASAKAPRGKGQRLEVTITDGSGRLQLVFFGNGVHKPHKDLLPGTRAMFSGKVSVFNRRLQLAHPAYELLRGADDEAAESVDSWAGALIPIYPATAKLESWKIAKSVQTVLPSVQEALDPLPDSLRDGRGLISLPEALLKIHRPHTKADIEDARARLKWDEAFVLQVALARRRHADAQLPAAARKPKPDGLLTAFDAKLPFTLTEGQQKVSKEIFDDLATEHPMHRLLQGEVGSGKAQPLDSLVLAPTGFRRMGDLREGDEVVVPNGEIALIDGVFPQGVRDVWRIVLSDGSSVECDDEHLWIVGTSCGWHRGQTPKVMTTREIRLDTFKANGSSKWYVPAATPVDLGPDVGLPLDPYLFGLLLGDGSFRHNLRLSTVDDEIRDAAADAVAPDCRLVPVTGSRCDYTIQLKQRSGGVRNPVIQALRRLDLWGKTSHGKFIPEDFKNTSIKNRLSLLQGLLDTDGTVHADGMSVSLRSASLRLAEDVAWLVRSLGGRARVLPEKAAFHVSVALPDEYAPFRLSRKADRVRPRPKYNTFRRGIRAVEYVGRKPAQCISVGHPSHAYVTDNFTVTHNTMVALRAMLAVVDSGGQAAMLAPTEVLAQQHHRSITEMMGELAEGGMLGGAEHSTKVVLLTGSMGAAARRQALLDLVTGEAGIVIGTHALIEDKVQFHDLGLVVVDEQHRFGVEQRDALRGKGKQPPHLLVMTATPIPRTVAMTVFGDLETSVLDQLPAGRSPIASHVVPAADKPHFLARAWERVREEVGKGHQAYVVCARIGDEEDDPKKAKKKSPEDEAEKRPPLAVLEVADQLAKGPLQGLGVEVLHGRMPPDDKDAVMRRFAAGERDVLVATTVIEVGVNVPNATAMVIMDADRFGVSQLHQLRGRVGRGSAAGLCLLVTEMPEASPARQRLNAVASTLDGFELSRIDLEQRREGDVLGQAQSGVRSSLRMLAVIEDEEIIAEAREEAAAVVAADPELGHLPGLRTALEALLDEEREQYLDKG from the coding sequence ATGGATCTCGTGCCCGCGCTCGAAGAACCACTGAAGAAGGTGCTCGGACCCGCCACCGCGAAGGTGATGGCCGAGCACCTCGGCCTGCACACCGTCGGAGACCTGCTGCACCACTATCCGCGCAGGTACGAGGAGCGCGGGCAGCTCACCCACCTCGCCGACCTGCCCATGGACGAGCATGTGACGGTGGTCGCCCAGGTCGCCGACGCCCGCCTGCACACCTTCGCCTCGGCCAAGGCACCCCGCGGCAAGGGCCAGCGCCTCGAAGTGACCATCACCGACGGCAGCGGCCGCCTCCAGCTGGTCTTCTTCGGCAACGGCGTGCACAAGCCGCACAAGGACCTCCTGCCGGGCACACGCGCGATGTTCTCGGGCAAGGTCTCCGTCTTCAACCGCCGCCTCCAGCTGGCCCATCCGGCGTACGAGCTGCTGCGCGGCGCCGACGACGAAGCCGCGGAGAGCGTGGACAGCTGGGCCGGCGCCCTCATCCCGATCTACCCGGCCACCGCCAAGCTGGAGTCCTGGAAGATCGCCAAGTCCGTGCAGACGGTGCTGCCGAGCGTCCAGGAGGCGCTCGACCCGCTCCCCGACTCCCTCCGGGACGGCCGTGGCCTGATCTCCCTGCCCGAGGCCCTCCTGAAGATCCACCGCCCCCACACCAAGGCGGACATCGAGGACGCCCGCGCCCGCCTGAAGTGGGACGAGGCCTTCGTCCTCCAGGTGGCCCTGGCCCGCCGCCGCCACGCCGACGCCCAACTCCCGGCCGCGGCAAGGAAACCCAAGCCCGACGGCCTCCTCACCGCCTTCGACGCCAAGCTCCCCTTCACCCTCACCGAAGGCCAGCAGAAGGTCTCCAAGGAGATCTTCGACGACCTGGCGACCGAGCACCCGATGCACCGGCTGCTCCAGGGAGAGGTGGGTTCCGGTAAGGCTCAGCCCCTCGACTCGCTGGTGCTGGCCCCCACGGGTTTCCGACGGATGGGAGACCTGCGGGAGGGCGACGAGGTTGTCGTGCCCAACGGAGAGATCGCACTGATCGACGGGGTATTCCCCCAGGGAGTGCGTGACGTCTGGCGCATCGTTCTCTCCGACGGAAGTTCCGTGGAGTGCGACGACGAGCACCTCTGGATCGTCGGTACGAGTTGCGGGTGGCATCGTGGCCAGACGCCCAAGGTGATGACCACGCGGGAGATCCGCCTCGACACGTTCAAGGCGAACGGGTCGTCAAAGTGGTACGTCCCTGCCGCGACCCCGGTCGACCTGGGACCGGATGTCGGCCTGCCACTGGATCCCTATCTTTTCGGGCTGCTGTTGGGCGACGGCTCATTCCGACACAATCTGCGTTTGTCCACGGTCGATGACGAGATCCGCGACGCTGCGGCGGATGCCGTGGCACCTGACTGCCGGCTGGTTCCCGTGACGGGTTCCCGCTGCGACTACACCATCCAGCTGAAGCAGCGCTCCGGCGGTGTGCGGAATCCTGTCATCCAGGCTCTGCGCAGGCTGGATCTGTGGGGTAAGACGTCCCACGGCAAGTTCATTCCCGAGGACTTCAAGAACACGTCGATCAAGAACCGTCTCTCGCTCCTGCAAGGGCTTCTGGACACTGACGGCACGGTGCACGCGGATGGGATGAGCGTCTCTCTCCGCTCCGCATCGCTCAGACTCGCAGAGGATGTCGCCTGGCTCGTGCGTTCGCTGGGGGGCCGGGCGCGAGTGCTGCCCGAGAAGGCCGCGTTCCATGTGTCGGTGGCGCTCCCTGATGAGTACGCGCCCTTCAGGCTGTCCCGTAAGGCCGATCGCGTGCGCCCGCGCCCGAAATACAACACATTCCGACGAGGCATTCGAGCCGTCGAGTACGTAGGTCGCAAACCGGCCCAGTGCATCAGTGTCGGTCACCCGAGCCACGCTTATGTCACTGACAACTTCACAGTGACCCACAACACCATGGTGGCGCTCCGCGCCATGCTCGCCGTCGTCGACTCCGGCGGGCAGGCCGCCATGCTCGCCCCCACCGAAGTGCTCGCCCAGCAGCACCACCGCTCCATCACGGAGATGATGGGCGAGCTGGCCGAGGGCGGGATGCTCGGCGGGGCCGAGCACTCCACGAAGGTCGTGCTGCTCACCGGCTCCATGGGCGCCGCCGCGCGGCGGCAGGCCCTGCTCGACCTCGTCACCGGTGAGGCCGGGATCGTCATCGGCACGCACGCGCTGATCGAGGACAAGGTGCAGTTCCACGACCTCGGTCTGGTCGTGGTGGACGAGCAGCACCGCTTCGGGGTCGAGCAGCGCGACGCCCTGCGCGGCAAGGGCAAGCAGCCGCCGCACCTGCTCGTCATGACCGCCACGCCCATTCCGCGGACCGTCGCCATGACCGTCTTCGGCGATCTGGAGACCTCCGTCCTCGACCAGCTCCCCGCCGGCCGCTCGCCGATCGCCAGCCATGTCGTCCCGGCCGCCGACAAGCCCCACTTCCTCGCGCGCGCCTGGGAGCGCGTGCGGGAGGAGGTCGGCAAGGGCCATCAGGCGTACGTCGTGTGCGCCCGCATCGGTGACGAGGAGGACGACCCCAAGAAGGCCAAGAAGAAGTCCCCGGAGGACGAGGCCGAGAAGCGGCCCCCGCTCGCCGTCCTGGAGGTCGCGGACCAGCTCGCCAAGGGCCCGCTCCAGGGCCTGGGGGTGGAGGTCCTGCACGGGCGGATGCCGCCCGACGACAAGGACGCCGTGATGCGCCGCTTCGCCGCCGGCGAGAGGGACGTCCTGGTCGCGACGACGGTCATCGAGGTCGGGGTGAACGTGCCCAACGCCACCGCGATGGTGATCATGGACGCGGACCGTTTCGGCGTCTCCCAGCTGCACCAGTTGCGCGGCCGCGTCGGCCGTGGCTCGGCCGCCGGGCTCTGTCTCCTGGTGACCGAGATGCCCGAGGCGAGCCCGGCCCGCCAGCGGCTGAACGCGGTGGCGTCCACCCTCGACGGCTTCGAGCTCTCCCGCATCGACCTCGAACAGCGCCGCGAGGGCGACGTCCTCGGCCAGGCCCAGTCCGGCGTCCGCTCCTCGCTGCGCATGCTCGCCGTCATCGAGGACGAGGAGATCATCGCCGAGGCCCGCGAGGAGGCGGCCGCAGTGGTCGCCGCCGACCCGGAGCTGGGGCACCTCCCGGGCCTGCGCACCGCCCTGGAGGCCTTGCTGGACGAGGAGCGCGAGCAGTACCTGGACAAGGGCTGA